A genomic window from Sphingobacterium sp. BN32 includes:
- a CDS encoding FecR family protein yields the protein MKKEELKDLIQKHKDHQLTAAELQRLKEFFHSEEFDAVFEQASEDLFLENSNSVVDMESEKIYRRIAEEILPQEKRSIKSRNWLYITTASVAAALLLFFYLTPSILPNSTDDVVSAEREQIDILPGGAKAKLVLEDGKIVDLANLRSDTTLQLAGYKIYKNAKGELTYTLTDENISSAGLYNTIVTPKGGEYNLQLPDGSKIFVNASSTIRYPLQFDKAKREVELDGEAYFEVRQMVQNNNKIPFIVKTREQTLKVLGTSFNINSYSDRIETTLVEGKVQLSYPNKKGGLLAPNQQSSYHSKHQSFHIKDVDPFYTIAWKDGNFAFENTSLSTVMKDLERWYDVEVEYRCNFSKIKFSGTISKYEKIDKVLKAIELTGSVKFKIEERRIIVMS from the coding sequence TTGAAAAAAGAGGAACTAAAAGACTTAATCCAAAAACACAAGGACCATCAATTAACTGCAGCTGAGTTGCAGCGGCTTAAGGAATTTTTCCATTCGGAAGAGTTTGACGCTGTTTTTGAACAGGCCAGCGAGGATCTATTTCTTGAAAATAGCAATTCTGTTGTGGACATGGAATCTGAGAAGATTTATCGTCGTATAGCGGAGGAAATCCTTCCTCAAGAAAAGCGCAGCATTAAATCAAGGAACTGGCTTTACATCACTACAGCATCTGTCGCCGCTGCCTTGCTACTATTCTTTTACTTGACTCCATCGATTCTTCCAAACTCAACAGATGATGTTGTCTCAGCGGAAAGAGAACAGATTGACATCCTTCCTGGAGGAGCAAAAGCAAAGCTGGTACTGGAAGATGGGAAGATAGTTGATCTTGCGAATTTACGCTCCGACACGACTTTACAACTTGCGGGCTATAAGATATACAAGAATGCTAAAGGTGAGCTCACTTATACTTTGACGGATGAAAATATCAGTTCTGCGGGTCTTTACAATACGATAGTCACGCCAAAGGGTGGCGAATATAACTTGCAGCTTCCCGACGGCAGCAAGATATTCGTGAATGCCTCCTCGACCATTCGTTACCCACTTCAATTCGATAAAGCCAAAAGAGAAGTCGAGCTTGATGGAGAAGCTTATTTTGAAGTAAGGCAAATGGTTCAAAACAATAATAAGATTCCCTTCATCGTAAAAACCCGGGAACAGACATTGAAGGTCCTCGGAACTTCATTCAACATCAACTCTTACAGCGACCGAATCGAAACGACCTTGGTAGAAGGAAAGGTTCAGTTAAGCTATCCAAACAAAAAAGGTGGCTTGCTAGCTCCTAACCAACAAAGCAGCTATCATTCCAAGCATCAGTCTTTTCACATTAAAGATGTTGATCCGTTTTATACGATCGCCTGGAAAGATGGGAATTTCGCATTCGAAAATACTTCGCTAAGCACGGTTATGAAAGATCTGGAGCGCTGGTATGATGTGGAAGTTGAGTATCGCTGTAATTTTTCGAAAATTAAATTTTCAGGAACAATTTCAAAATACGAGAAAATAGATAAAGTTTTAAAAGCCATAGAGCTGACAGGAAGTGTGAAGTTTAAGATTGAAGAAAGGAGGATAATCGTAATGAGTTAA
- a CDS encoding TonB-dependent receptor — MKLAIALMFASVFQASAFTFGQTVTLKKKNVRITNVLKDIQKQSGYNIFYDSSFFPSNLLVSVDFDKKPFDKALESLLKDYAIDYNIVDKNVILRRKPTAARMVNNISKEAASVQQSQIRGTVKNAEGEPLSNVSITEKGGTASTMTNEQGNFEITVSKSDAVLVISNIGFEKQEIALANRSSVQVTLQPAMTEVDEVVVVGYGEQKKVNLTGAVSQISGEEFEDRPVTQLTQALQGNIPNLNIVFGSGQPGTSGSVNIRGNTSINGGDPLILIDGILGTLDRVNVNDVESVTVLKDASAAAVYGARGAFGVILVTTKTGKVDGKASIDYSANFGFTTHATNTDFITSGYWNAKINDDAMYNALGYRTTRYTDEDYEELLARVNDKTEDPSRPWVVVKKDASGNDIYRYYANFDWFNYLYDNNRPKSDHNLSLSGKSGKTNYALSGAISNEQGIFNIQPDKFKRYNLRANLSTEIKPWLTVSNGTHFFKSSYDWAGLSTNFNKVANNVSNSATYHYHAMYVPRNPDGTLTGYSGINSYPIGYGLHNALESGTMKGYDNGTEFTNKTEAIINFGKGLTLTGNYSYREFRGENSYRQTKQYYSKYPGVMELSSLGALNQDRLTEAMTKYSWHFINVFANYQKSFGDHNVVAMAGFNQEDRKYKRIGGVGQDLLSETLNDLDLVIGEKQFNAGADEWAVRGGFYRLNYDYKGKYLFETSGRYDGTSRFPKSSRFGFFPSFSAGWRVSEEAFFQPIKNSINNLKVRYSYGSLGNQEVDTYAYIASMGTAQINYLVDGQKLNVTYNPAPVAPTLTWEKISTSNIGLDFSLLNNRLSVESDYYVRNTIGMLSIGETLPEVFGAGEPKVNAADLKTKGFDLSLMWRDQLNLGSKPFNYSVRAILSDYTSEITKFSNPAGLLNTYYEGQQLGEIWGYRYDGFFKTTEEAQEYAKIVNQDQINRRRVQAPTEDLRRLQAGDIKIKDLNGDGIINAGKSTLADPGDREIIGNSQPRYSYGLTLSANWNGIDASIFFQGIGKRHWYPNLEAQAFWSVYARPYDSFIPSDFPDKIWSPENPNAYFPFLRGYTAQNSELSVNNDMYLQDLSYLKIRNLTVGYTFPTSLTNRIHVNKFRLFMSGENLVTWTKLKTDYIDPEQVMTDNTGRSYPMGKVVSFGAQLSF; from the coding sequence ATGAAACTAGCTATTGCCCTTATGTTTGCCTCTGTGTTTCAAGCTAGCGCTTTCACATTCGGCCAAACGGTCACCCTAAAGAAGAAGAACGTTAGGATAACTAATGTTCTTAAAGACATTCAAAAGCAAAGTGGCTACAACATTTTCTACGACAGTTCTTTTTTCCCAAGCAACTTGTTAGTCAGTGTAGATTTTGATAAAAAGCCCTTTGACAAAGCGCTAGAAAGCCTATTAAAGGATTATGCAATTGATTATAATATCGTTGATAAGAATGTGATCTTACGTCGGAAGCCTACCGCTGCAAGAATGGTCAATAATATTTCAAAAGAGGCGGCTTCAGTACAGCAATCACAGATCCGAGGAACGGTTAAGAATGCGGAAGGCGAACCGCTTTCCAATGTTTCTATAACAGAGAAAGGCGGTACTGCTAGCACCATGACGAATGAGCAGGGGAATTTTGAGATTACCGTTTCGAAATCCGATGCCGTCCTTGTGATCAGCAATATTGGCTTCGAAAAACAAGAAATTGCTCTGGCAAATCGCAGTTCGGTACAAGTGACGCTTCAACCTGCTATGACAGAAGTTGACGAGGTCGTGGTTGTAGGCTATGGTGAACAAAAGAAAGTGAACTTGACGGGCGCCGTGAGTCAGATTTCTGGAGAAGAGTTTGAAGATCGGCCAGTGACACAGCTTACCCAAGCACTACAAGGGAATATTCCGAACCTGAATATAGTATTCGGATCCGGACAACCAGGAACTAGTGGCTCTGTAAATATCAGAGGAAATACATCCATCAATGGTGGTGACCCTTTAATCCTAATTGACGGAATCCTAGGAACATTGGATCGTGTCAATGTAAATGACGTAGAGTCTGTCACTGTCCTTAAAGATGCTTCAGCGGCGGCCGTATATGGCGCGAGAGGAGCATTTGGGGTAATCCTAGTCACTACGAAAACAGGAAAAGTAGACGGCAAAGCATCGATTGATTATTCTGCCAATTTTGGATTTACGACTCATGCAACAAATACAGATTTTATCACATCGGGATATTGGAACGCAAAGATCAATGATGATGCAATGTACAATGCCTTAGGTTATAGAACGACCCGTTATACCGATGAAGACTACGAAGAGCTTTTGGCCCGCGTGAATGATAAGACGGAAGATCCTTCAAGACCTTGGGTAGTCGTGAAGAAAGATGCCAGTGGAAATGACATCTATCGTTATTATGCAAATTTTGATTGGTTCAATTACCTTTACGATAATAACCGTCCGAAATCTGATCACAACCTATCGTTAAGCGGGAAGTCTGGAAAAACCAATTATGCACTATCTGGCGCTATCTCCAACGAGCAAGGTATTTTTAATATTCAACCGGATAAATTTAAGCGCTATAACTTAAGAGCGAACCTTTCAACAGAAATCAAACCTTGGTTAACTGTAAGCAATGGCACCCATTTCTTTAAATCATCGTACGATTGGGCCGGGCTTTCAACAAACTTCAATAAGGTTGCAAACAACGTGAGTAACAGTGCGACGTACCATTATCACGCGATGTATGTACCTAGAAACCCTGACGGGACATTGACTGGTTATTCAGGAATCAATAGTTATCCAATCGGTTATGGATTACACAACGCTTTAGAAAGCGGAACGATGAAGGGTTATGATAATGGCACCGAATTTACGAACAAGACCGAAGCCATTATTAATTTTGGAAAAGGCCTGACCCTAACAGGTAACTATTCATACCGCGAATTCAGAGGTGAAAACAGTTATCGCCAGACCAAGCAGTATTACTCGAAATACCCTGGTGTAATGGAATTGTCTTCGTTAGGAGCTTTAAATCAGGATAGATTGACCGAAGCTATGACGAAATATTCATGGCATTTTATCAACGTCTTTGCAAATTATCAAAAGAGCTTCGGCGATCATAACGTCGTTGCAATGGCAGGTTTCAACCAAGAAGACCGCAAGTATAAACGAATTGGTGGAGTGGGACAAGACCTGTTATCCGAGACTTTAAATGATTTGGATCTTGTTATCGGTGAAAAACAATTCAATGCGGGAGCTGATGAATGGGCAGTTCGCGGTGGATTCTATCGTTTGAACTACGATTATAAAGGCAAATATTTATTCGAAACCAGTGGTCGTTATGATGGCACCTCTCGTTTCCCTAAATCAAGTCGCTTTGGATTTTTCCCATCCTTCTCTGCTGGGTGGAGAGTTAGTGAAGAAGCATTCTTCCAGCCGATCAAGAATTCCATCAACAACTTGAAAGTTCGCTATTCATACGGTTCGCTAGGAAACCAGGAAGTCGACACCTACGCATATATCGCTTCTATGGGAACAGCGCAGATCAACTATTTAGTGGATGGTCAAAAATTAAACGTGACTTACAATCCTGCGCCAGTTGCACCAACCTTAACTTGGGAAAAAATCAGCACGAGCAATATAGGATTAGATTTCTCACTACTAAACAACCGCTTAAGCGTGGAATCGGACTATTATGTTCGTAATACGATAGGCATGTTAAGTATCGGAGAAACACTTCCTGAAGTATTTGGGGCTGGCGAACCAAAGGTTAATGCGGCCGATTTAAAAACAAAAGGCTTTGACCTCTCGCTAATGTGGCGCGATCAGTTGAACTTAGGCAGCAAGCCCTTCAATTACTCGGTTAGAGCAATTCTATCAGATTATACATCCGAAATCACCAAGTTTAGTAATCCAGCCGGCTTATTGAATACGTACTACGAGGGTCAGCAATTAGGTGAAATATGGGGTTATCGCTACGATGGATTCTTCAAAACAACCGAAGAGGCACAAGAATATGCGAAAATTGTTAACCAAGACCAGATCAACAGACGAAGAGTACAGGCACCTACCGAGGATTTACGGAGGTTACAAGCTGGTGATATCAAGATCAAAGATCTAAATGGCGATGGAATTATCAATGCCGGGAAAAGTACGCTTGCTGATCCGGGAGATAGAGAAATAATCGGTAATAGCCAACCGCGCTATTCTTATGGATTAACGCTTAGTGCAAACTGGAATGGGATCGATGCTTCTATATTTTTCCAAGGAATCGGTAAAAGACACTGGTATCCAAACTTGGAAGCACAAGCGTTCTGGTCGGTATATGCAAGACCATATGATTCGTTTATTCCTAGCGACTTCCCGGACAAAATCTGGTCGCCAGAAAACCCGAATGCGTACTTCCCATTCCTCCGTGGATACACGGCACAAAACTCCGAACTATCGGTTAATAACGACATGTATCTACAAGATCTATCCTACTTAAAGATTAGAAACTTAACCGTCGGATACACTTTCCCAACAAGTCTAACAAATAGGATTCACGTCAATAAATTCAGACTGTTCATGAGCGGTGAAAACTTGGTTACCTGGACGAAGTTAAAAACGGACTATATCGATCCTGAGCAAGTGATGACAGATAATACAGGTAGAAGCTATCCGATGGGTAAAGTTGTGTCTTTCGGTGCCCAATTATCCTTTTAA
- a CDS encoding RagB/SusD family nutrient uptake outer membrane protein has product MKTRKILPIITLFGLLTACNDDYLERYPLSELAPENYFLTAAELQNYTNAFYSELPDALAIHYNNPTQADDEARNTLAAEIQGTRETPSSGAGWDWAELRQINFFLENSHKCTDEAARLKYEGVARFFRAYFYYEKVVRFGDVPWYDSVLELDDEGLFKARDSRKVIFEKMLEDIDFAIAHCQTEKSTTLITKWTALAFKSRICLFEGTFRKYHGLGDSDAILAAAAAAAEELMNTGPYTIYKSTTDKAYHELFIAENAIPSEMILARQYDASVPFVHSANFYILSASYGRPGMQKSLVNSYLMKDGSRFTDQANYQTMQFYDEMQNRDPRLAQTIRTPGYKRIGSNSSTVPDFATSVTGYQYSKYILAPAFDAGQSTNDMPIFRYAEVLLNFAEAKAELGTLTQADIDKSIRLLRDRVGMPNLNLQAANANPDPYLLSEYPNVTKSSFTGAILEVRRERRIELVKEGQRYNDLMRWKEGARLSKRFYGQYFPGAGEYDLDKNGTIDLVIYEGTAPTRKPGVQYQKLGELVLENGNKGGRIVNLPDIVKKWDEGKDYLYPIPTQELELNPQLKQNPGWASSGT; this is encoded by the coding sequence ATGAAAACCAGAAAAATATTACCTATTATAACATTATTCGGATTGCTGACGGCATGTAATGATGATTACTTAGAGCGTTATCCGTTATCCGAATTAGCACCTGAGAACTATTTCTTAACCGCTGCGGAGCTGCAGAACTATACCAATGCTTTCTACTCGGAACTTCCAGATGCGTTAGCCATTCACTATAACAATCCGACGCAAGCGGATGATGAAGCGCGCAATACGTTAGCCGCTGAGATACAAGGAACACGAGAAACCCCATCGAGCGGTGCGGGCTGGGATTGGGCGGAACTACGTCAGATCAACTTCTTCCTCGAAAATTCGCATAAATGTACCGACGAAGCTGCGCGTCTGAAATACGAAGGCGTAGCACGTTTCTTCCGTGCCTATTTTTACTATGAAAAAGTCGTTCGCTTTGGCGATGTGCCTTGGTATGATAGCGTACTTGAGTTAGACGATGAGGGACTTTTTAAGGCGAGAGATTCTAGAAAAGTAATCTTCGAAAAAATGTTAGAAGACATCGACTTTGCGATCGCACACTGTCAAACTGAAAAAAGCACCACATTAATCACCAAATGGACAGCCTTGGCTTTTAAATCGAGAATTTGTCTTTTTGAAGGAACATTCCGTAAATACCATGGATTAGGCGATTCAGACGCGATATTGGCAGCAGCAGCAGCAGCAGCAGAGGAACTCATGAACACAGGACCTTATACCATCTACAAAAGCACAACAGATAAAGCATATCATGAACTGTTTATAGCTGAGAATGCTATTCCTAGTGAGATGATTCTTGCAAGACAGTATGATGCATCCGTACCATTTGTACATTCTGCGAACTTCTATATTCTTTCAGCCTCTTACGGAAGACCTGGCATGCAAAAGTCTCTTGTCAACAGCTACTTAATGAAAGACGGCTCGCGCTTCACCGATCAAGCGAACTATCAAACGATGCAGTTCTATGATGAAATGCAGAACAGAGATCCTCGTTTAGCACAGACCATTCGCACACCTGGCTACAAAAGAATTGGAAGCAATAGCAGCACTGTTCCCGACTTTGCGACCTCGGTTACAGGATATCAGTACAGTAAGTATATATTGGCGCCTGCTTTCGATGCTGGACAATCAACCAACGATATGCCGATCTTTCGCTATGCGGAAGTGCTCTTAAATTTTGCAGAAGCCAAGGCGGAATTAGGGACTTTGACGCAAGCAGATATCGATAAGAGTATCAGGTTATTGCGCGATCGCGTGGGCATGCCGAATTTAAACCTTCAAGCTGCCAACGCTAATCCTGACCCTTATCTATTATCGGAGTATCCCAATGTTACGAAAAGCAGTTTCACTGGCGCAATCCTTGAGGTTCGCCGCGAAAGACGTATCGAACTCGTAAAAGAAGGTCAACGATATAATGACTTAATGCGCTGGAAAGAAGGCGCTCGTTTATCGAAGCGTTTTTATGGACAATACTTTCCAGGGGCAGGTGAGTATGATTTAGATAAGAATGGAACAATAGATTTAGTGATTTACGAAGGTACTGCACCAACGAGAAAACCAGGCGTTCAATACCAAAAACTGGGTGAATTAGTGCTTGAGAACGGCAATAAAGGTGGACGTATCGTCAATCTCCCAGATATTGTTAAGAAATGGGATGAAGGAAAAGATTATCTATATCCTATTCCAACGCAAGAACTCGAGTTAAACCCACAATTAAAACAAAACCCAGGATGGGCGTCATCAGGAACTTAA
- a CDS encoding endonuclease/exonuclease/phosphatase family protein: MKNIVKYLAIMAIACVSTQAIAQKKIKILSYNVLYGLQKDSTANIDRYVELVKELDPDIVATQEMNGWKQKTLEELAKRYNHPYALQSKEEGFPTALTSKKPMVNFKKVTENMWHSYIYAKIEGIHIFVIHFSPFSYKKRLEEVENIIAQTKELNPKEPILITGDFNSLSGSDSKNYDASVLASMKEQEIKREQVRNLNNGAIDYSVLKKLEDAGFYDSYKVLNKTFESSVPTFKSGEAQIKKSNPGIGKRIDFLWANETAKKMLTKSIVLKNEKTHIISDHYPVYVELELP; the protein is encoded by the coding sequence ATGAAAAACATCGTAAAATATTTAGCGATTATGGCTATTGCTTGTGTTTCCACACAAGCAATAGCACAAAAAAAGATCAAGATCTTATCTTATAATGTGCTATACGGATTACAAAAAGACTCTACAGCCAACATCGATCGCTACGTCGAACTAGTGAAAGAGCTAGACCCGGATATCGTTGCTACGCAAGAGATGAATGGTTGGAAACAAAAAACATTGGAAGAGTTAGCAAAACGCTACAACCATCCCTATGCTTTACAATCAAAAGAAGAGGGATTTCCGACTGCGCTGACATCAAAAAAGCCGATGGTGAACTTCAAAAAAGTGACCGAGAATATGTGGCACAGCTATATCTACGCAAAGATAGAAGGTATACATATCTTCGTCATTCACTTCTCGCCGTTTAGCTATAAGAAGCGCTTGGAAGAGGTGGAGAACATTATTGCACAAACCAAAGAGCTCAATCCAAAAGAACCTATTCTAATTACGGGTGATTTCAACTCTCTATCTGGATCGGATAGCAAGAACTATGACGCGTCGGTACTAGCATCTATGAAAGAACAGGAAATAAAGCGCGAACAAGTTCGCAACCTGAATAATGGAGCGATCGATTATTCCGTTCTTAAGAAGTTAGAAGATGCTGGATTCTATGATTCCTACAAAGTATTGAACAAAACTTTTGAAAGCTCCGTTCCTACCTTCAAAAGTGGCGAAGCACAGATCAAGAAATCTAACCCAGGAATTGGAAAGCGAATAGACTTTCTGTGGGCCAATGAGACAGCAAAAAAAATGCTAACGAAGAGTATTGTGCTCAAAAACGAGAAAACTCATATCATCTCCGACCATTACCCTGTATACGTCGAACTTGAGCTTCCTTAA